The Amycolatopsis coloradensis sequence CCTCGCCGATTACAACGACGGGCGGCTCAGCCACGCCGCCGAACCGATCGGCCTGCTCGACTACCTGGCGTCCGCCGACTTCGCCGTCGACGTCGCCGAAAACTGGCAATCGGAGTACCTGCAGTTCTTCCTGTACGTGTTCGCGACCGTATGGCTGCTGCAACGCGGCTCCCCCGAATCGAAACCGGCCGGCCGGGTCGGCCTGGAAACCGACGAGGAGCAGCAGGTCGGGCGGTATTCGACGGCCGATTCGCCGAAATGGGCCAGAGCGGGAGGCTGGCGCACGGGGATCTTCTCGATGTCACTCGGACTGGTGATGCTGGGACTGTTCCTGCTGTCCTGGCTGGCCCAGTCCGTGGCCGGGATGAGCGCCTACAACGCCGAGCAGCTCACCGAATTCGGTGATCCGGAGTCGTGGTTCGGCTATCTGGCGTCGTCGGACTTCTGGAACCGCACACTCCAGAACTGGCAATCGGAATTCCTCGCCATCGGCTCGATGGCGGTGTTCAGCGTGTACCTGCGCCAGCGCGGCTCCCCCGAATCCAAACCCGTGGGCGCGCCGCATCACGTCACCGACGAATCCGGGTGAGTGAATCGCGGAGAACGGGTATCCGTGCGGTGTCGGACTGACGACCACGGACAGGAGTGTCCATGACCACCACCACGAAACACGACCTCGTCTCGGTGATCACCGAAGACCACCGTGCCTTCGAACGGATCTTCAAGGAGCTCGAATCCGGCAAGGGCGGTGATCGGCACCGCAAGGACCTCGCGGACCACGTGATCGCCGAACTCGTGCGGCATTCGATCGCCGAAGAGCAACATATGTACCCCGCCGCGCGGAAGAAGCTCCCCAACGGCGACGAGGTCGCCGACCACGAGATCGAGGAGCACGCCGAAGCCGAACGCGTGATGAACGACCTCATCGGCCTGGAGCCGACGGACAAGCGGTTCGACCAACTGGTCGGGAAGCTGATCGAGGACGTCCGGCACCACATCGAGGAGGAGGAAAGCGACCTGCTGCCGAAACTGCAGGCCGCCTGCTCGCCGGGAGAATTGCAGGAACTGGGCGAGAAAGTGTTGCGGGCCAAGGAGATCGCCCCGACACGGCCGCACCCCGCCGCCCCGGACCGGCCGCCGGCGAACCGGATCCTGGCGCCGGGGACGGCGTTCATCGACAAGATCCGGGACGCGCTGACGGACCGCGCCACCTGAGCTTTCCGGCGGCGTTCCGTGAAGGCCTCCTTCCCTACTCTCAAGGTAGGGAAGGAGGCCTTCACGGCGTCGCGCGATCCGNCACGTCGCTCTTCCGATCTAGGGAAGGAGGCCTTCACGGCGTCTTGCCGGTGGTGTGGCGGTTCCGGTGGGGAAGGGTGTTGCGAAAGTGGCTTTCCCAACGTCCGGCGTCGCTGTTCCAGCCGAAACGCAGCAACCTCAGAGCTCCGCAGGAACATCCCGCACCGAGGACTCGGGCAGCTCCCCCGTCAGCGCGAAGTCCACCCGCCGCGCCACCGAAACGGCCTGGTCCGCGAACCGCTCGTAGAACCGCGCCAGCAACGCCACCGAGATCGCGGGCGCGACGCCGTGCGGCCAGTCCGGCTCCGTGACCAGCGTCATCAGCTCTTCGTACAGCGCATCGACACGCTGGTCGGACCGGGCGAGCGAGTGGAACACCTCCGCGGTCGGCCCCTCGATCGCCGCGCCGAGATCTTCCGCCATCGAGCCGACGAGCCCGGCCATCTCGCCGAACCGGCCGGCGAGCGCGTCGGGGACGGCGAATTCCGGCGCTCGCGCGGCCTGGTCCGCGATGTGCTGGGCGAGGTCGCCCATCCGCTCCAGCCGGTCGGCGCAGTACACCGCCGCGAGCACGGTCCGCAGGTCGCGCGCGACCGGCGCCTGCAGGGCGAGCAGCTTCTGGGCGGTCTCCTCGCATGTGGTCCGTGCCGCGTTCAGTTTCGCCTCGACGGCCGCGAGTTCGGCGGCGGCTTCGGCGTCCCGGTCGAGGAAGACCCGGTTCGCGAGGCGTAGTTCCTCGCAAGCCATCCCGCACATGCTCGACAGGAGCTCGCCGAGAACGCTCAGTTGACCATGGAATCGATCCCTCATGTCAGCACTTTCGCAGGTTCGAGGACGTACGTGGCGTACGCCGCGCGGATCACCGGCTGGGCGACGTTGCGCACGGGGAC is a genomic window containing:
- a CDS encoding DUF6766 family protein, with protein sequence MRRFLRDNALSLAFGLLFLLSLAGQAFAGLADYNDGRLSHAAEPIGLLDYLASADFAVDVAENWQSEYLQFFLYVFATVWLLQRGSPESKPAGRVGLETDEEQQVGRYSTADSPKWARAGGWRTGIFSMSLGLVMLGLFLLSWLAQSVAGMSAYNAEQLTEFGDPESWFGYLASSDFWNRTLQNWQSEFLAIGSMAVFSVYLRQRGSPESKPVGAPHHVTDESG
- a CDS encoding hemerythrin domain-containing protein, whose amino-acid sequence is MTTTTKHDLVSVITEDHRAFERIFKELESGKGGDRHRKDLADHVIAELVRHSIAEEQHMYPAARKKLPNGDEVADHEIEEHAEAERVMNDLIGLEPTDKRFDQLVGKLIEDVRHHIEEEESDLLPKLQAACSPGELQELGEKVLRAKEIAPTRPHPAAPDRPPANRILAPGTAFIDKIRDALTDRAT
- a CDS encoding phosphate signaling complex PhoU family protein is translated as MRDRFHGQLSVLGELLSSMCGMACEELRLANRVFLDRDAEAAAELAAVEAKLNAARTTCEETAQKLLALQAPVARDLRTVLAAVYCADRLERMGDLAQHIADQAARAPEFAVPDALAGRFGEMAGLVGSMAEDLGAAIEGPTAEVFHSLARSDQRVDALYEELMTLVTEPDWPHGVAPAISVALLARFYERFADQAVSVARRVDFALTGELPESSVRDVPAEL